Proteins encoded within one genomic window of Brachybacterium sp. P6-10-X1:
- the purN gene encoding phosphoribosylglycinamide formyltransferase, whose translation MTRTPVAVLISGTGSNLAALLRAAQEPTCPYAVVGVIADREASGLEHARGAGIPIEVVRLADHADRAAWDRALTAAVTRLEPELVVLAGFMKLVGPPLLAAFGGRIINTHPALLPAFPGAHGVRDALAHGVKITGASVIEVDAGVDTGRILAQTAVDVLETDTEDTLHERIKAVEQPLLVDVVRRLAAAR comes from the coding sequence GTGACCCGCACCCCCGTCGCCGTCCTCATCTCCGGCACCGGCTCCAACCTCGCCGCGCTGCTGCGCGCGGCGCAGGAGCCCACGTGCCCTTACGCCGTCGTCGGCGTGATCGCCGACCGCGAGGCCTCGGGCCTCGAGCACGCGCGCGGCGCCGGGATCCCCATCGAGGTGGTGCGCCTGGCCGACCACGCCGACCGCGCCGCGTGGGACCGCGCCCTCACCGCTGCCGTGACCCGTCTGGAGCCCGAGCTGGTGGTCCTGGCCGGCTTCATGAAGCTCGTCGGACCGCCGCTGCTGGCCGCCTTCGGCGGACGCATCATCAACACCCATCCGGCGCTGCTGCCGGCCTTCCCCGGCGCCCATGGGGTGCGCGACGCCCTCGCCCACGGGGTGAAGATCACCGGCGCGAGCGTCATCGAGGTCGATGCCGGGGTGGACACCGGACGGATCCTCGCCCAGACCGCCGTCGACGTGCTCGAGACCGATACCGAGGACACCCTGCACGAGCGCATCAAGGCGGTCGAGCAGCCCCTGCTGGTCGACGTCGTCCGCCGCCTCGCCGCCGCTCGCTGA
- a CDS encoding beta-propeller fold lactonase family protein, translating into MSTTATIAVGSYSRSGSGRGSGLELLHLTQGDGAEAGEGAGALTVRRGPTVDLPDPSFVLWSADGSLLYAVLETDPTRVAAVRVAPDGSTAELVADLTLEGSGGCHLAPGRTAGTLLVADYGSGTVETVRLDADGVPVELIDVDHHRDLGEDGTPHPHQVTALPGTDSLAVPDLGLDRVFLYRQDDEGQMGLVGEIPLHRGSGPRHLAADHESEQLHISCELSGAIATAVRRPSEPESSTPPALRGSSHRWSVRSVIPGSRTEGENALSHLELTADESVLLVANRGPDTLSALSLTMMRPQISSEIEVGAHPRHFTQLGQLVLVAAQEGDRIDVLRRDDDVLSVAADPIPAPSASCVAVRP; encoded by the coding sequence ATGAGCACCACCGCGACCATCGCCGTCGGCAGCTACTCCCGCAGCGGGAGCGGGCGGGGCTCCGGCCTCGAGCTGCTGCACCTGACCCAGGGCGACGGGGCCGAAGCGGGGGAGGGCGCCGGGGCCCTGACGGTGCGGCGGGGGCCGACGGTCGACCTTCCGGACCCGTCCTTCGTGCTCTGGAGCGCCGACGGCAGCCTGCTGTACGCGGTGCTGGAGACGGACCCCACCCGGGTGGCCGCGGTGCGCGTCGCCCCCGACGGCTCCACGGCCGAGCTCGTCGCCGATCTCACGCTCGAGGGCTCCGGTGGCTGCCACCTCGCCCCGGGACGGACCGCGGGGACGCTGCTGGTGGCCGATTACGGATCCGGCACCGTCGAGACGGTGCGCCTGGACGCGGACGGGGTGCCCGTCGAGCTCATCGACGTCGATCACCATCGCGATCTCGGGGAGGACGGGACGCCCCATCCCCACCAGGTCACCGCGCTGCCCGGCACGGACTCGCTCGCGGTGCCGGACCTCGGCCTGGACCGCGTCTTCCTGTACCGCCAGGACGACGAGGGACAGATGGGACTGGTCGGCGAGATCCCGCTGCACCGGGGCAGCGGCCCGCGGCACCTCGCGGCCGACCATGAATCCGAGCAGCTGCACATCTCCTGCGAGCTCTCCGGCGCGATCGCGACGGCGGTGCGCCGTCCCTCCGAACCGGAGTCGAGCACGCCGCCGGCGCTGCGCGGCTCCAGCCACCGCTGGAGCGTGCGCTCGGTGATCCCCGGCAGCCGGACGGAGGGTGAGAACGCGCTCTCCCACCTCGAGCTGACGGCCGACGAGTCGGTGCTGCTGGTCGCCAACCGGGGACCGGACACCCTCTCGGCGCTGTCGCTGACCATGATGCGTCCCCAGATCAGCTCGGAGATCGAGGTCGGCGCGCATCCCCGTCACTTCACCCAGCTCGGTCAGCTGGTGCTGGTCGCCGCCCAGGAGGGCGACCGGATCGATGTGCTGCGCCGGGACGACGACGTGCTCTCGGTGGCCGCGGATCCGATCCCCGCCCCCTCGGCATCCTGCGTCGCCGTGCGCCCCTGA
- the ppk2 gene encoding polyphosphate kinase 2, with product MRIPDNQSLREYIEHLRDEGYTVADGHTPDPDLIDPQGNPVYTWQEGYPYETRMDREEYEREKYKLQVELLKYQYWLEDNDQKSIIIFEGRDAAGKGGTIKRFTEHLNPRTARVVALNKPSDRERGQWYFQRYIQHLPTEGEMVLFDRSWYNRAGVERVMGFASPEEYETFMHQVPYFERMLVDSGIYVTKFWFSVSQKEQRTRFAIRQLDPVRRWKLSPMDLESLDRWEAYTQAKEEMFRRTDKKYAPWTIIRSNDKKRARLNAMRFFLSQFEYEDKDHEVIGTPDPKLVMRGKMEEADE from the coding sequence GTGAGGATTCCCGACAACCAGAGCCTGCGCGAGTACATCGAGCATCTGCGCGACGAGGGGTACACGGTCGCGGACGGTCATACGCCTGATCCGGACCTCATCGATCCGCAGGGCAACCCCGTCTACACCTGGCAGGAGGGGTACCCCTACGAGACGCGGATGGATCGCGAGGAGTACGAGCGCGAGAAGTACAAGCTCCAGGTCGAACTGCTGAAGTACCAGTACTGGCTCGAGGACAACGATCAGAAGTCGATCATCATCTTCGAGGGGCGCGACGCGGCCGGCAAGGGCGGCACCATCAAGCGCTTCACGGAGCACCTGAACCCGCGCACCGCCCGCGTCGTGGCGCTGAACAAGCCCAGTGACCGCGAACGCGGCCAGTGGTACTTCCAGCGCTACATCCAGCATCTGCCCACCGAGGGCGAGATGGTGCTGTTCGACCGATCCTGGTACAACCGCGCCGGCGTCGAGCGGGTCATGGGCTTCGCCTCCCCGGAGGAGTACGAGACCTTCATGCATCAGGTGCCGTACTTCGAGCGCATGCTCGTCGACTCCGGCATCTACGTCACCAAGTTCTGGTTCTCCGTCTCCCAGAAGGAGCAGCGCACCCGCTTCGCGATCCGCCAGCTGGATCCGGTGCGGCGCTGGAAGCTGTCTCCGATGGACCTGGAGTCCCTGGATCGCTGGGAGGCATACACGCAGGCCAAGGAGGAGATGTTCCGCCGCACGGACAAGAAGTACGCGCCGTGGACCATCATCCGCTCCAACGACAAGAAGCGGGCACGGCTGAACGCGATGCGCTTCTTCCTGTCTCAGTTCGAGTACGAGGACAAGGACCACGAGGTCATCGGCACCCCGGACCCGAAGCTCGTCATGCGCGGCAAGATGGAAGAGGCCGACGAGTGA
- a CDS encoding DUF6350 family protein — translation MSSTGDSIATPLVRGALAAALSLGTALAVVVVPALAAQVAGTRSTASVLDAIIIALNVLVLGHGGGIILSTGVIDGSVTLTPFGLLALLLVLAALGMRRVGRALRLVRDDGVLRLRALRDAGGALGSYAVVYAIGVGVLAGIGRSIDTSPVVTSAFVSGAMVAVLGGLTGLLWSLRREATSTVPGVRVLDLLPSPYGDVARAALIALLGLLCVGLGTTVVMLLVSVPAQSSLFESLDPGVTGGLVLTLVQLALLPLLAVWALVVVAGGTVGLGTTTELSLGGSETGVMPALPMLGAIPGPGDFPGWTWVLLVLPVIPIALGAVRLVRDVADLERRDRITAWIAYPAVVVVAVLLLAGLSTGGIGEGRLVHLGPQMGSFLLPLVGLAVLATGGVIGVLATPLLPWARTSMTSLRARVDRAETSERAPSETRSGPTLPAPPRPAPPSSAGSSTSPASASSAASAAEPASSATPGSPGTPADSPVSAGSPGYVGSPISARSPASAEDAVLDGEVVNGQDATDASTDHERDAEGEDGINRPAES, via the coding sequence GTGAGCAGCACCGGCGACAGCATCGCGACACCCCTGGTCCGCGGAGCGCTCGCCGCAGCGCTCTCGCTGGGCACCGCGCTCGCCGTGGTCGTGGTGCCCGCGCTGGCCGCCCAGGTCGCCGGGACCCGCTCGACCGCGAGCGTCCTGGACGCGATCATCATCGCGCTGAACGTCCTGGTGCTGGGCCACGGGGGCGGGATCATCCTGAGCACCGGGGTGATCGACGGATCGGTGACCCTGACGCCCTTCGGGCTGCTCGCCCTGCTGCTGGTCCTGGCCGCGCTCGGGATGCGCCGGGTGGGCCGGGCGCTCCGCCTGGTCCGCGACGACGGGGTGCTGCGCCTCCGTGCCCTGCGCGATGCCGGTGGGGCGCTGGGTTCCTACGCCGTGGTCTATGCGATCGGGGTGGGGGTGCTCGCCGGAATCGGGCGCAGCATCGACACCAGCCCCGTGGTGACCTCCGCGTTCGTCTCCGGCGCGATGGTGGCGGTCCTCGGAGGGCTGACGGGGCTGCTGTGGTCGCTGCGCCGTGAGGCCACCTCGACGGTGCCCGGCGTGCGGGTGCTCGACCTGCTTCCCTCCCCCTACGGCGACGTCGCCCGGGCCGCGCTCATCGCTCTGCTCGGACTGCTCTGCGTGGGGCTGGGGACGACCGTGGTGATGCTGCTGGTGTCGGTGCCGGCGCAGTCCTCCCTGTTCGAGAGTCTGGATCCCGGGGTCACCGGTGGGCTCGTGCTCACTCTCGTCCAACTGGCGCTGCTGCCGCTGCTGGCGGTGTGGGCCCTGGTGGTCGTCGCCGGCGGCACCGTGGGTCTCGGCACCACCACCGAGCTCTCCCTGGGCGGGTCCGAGACGGGCGTGATGCCCGCGCTGCCGATGCTGGGAGCCATTCCCGGGCCCGGTGATTTCCCCGGATGGACCTGGGTGCTGCTGGTGCTGCCGGTGATCCCGATCGCGCTCGGTGCGGTGCGCCTGGTCCGGGACGTGGCGGATCTCGAGCGCCGCGACCGGATCACCGCCTGGATCGCCTATCCCGCCGTCGTGGTCGTCGCCGTGCTGCTGCTCGCGGGGCTGTCCACGGGAGGCATCGGTGAGGGGAGGCTCGTGCACCTCGGACCGCAGATGGGCTCCTTCCTGCTGCCGCTGGTCGGCCTCGCCGTGCTCGCCACCGGTGGGGTGATCGGTGTGCTCGCGACGCCGCTGCTGCCCTGGGCGCGCACGAGCATGACGTCCCTGCGGGCGAGGGTCGACCGGGCCGAGACGAGCGAGCGGGCCCCCTCGGAGACCAGATCCGGGCCGACGCTCCCTGCCCCGCCCCGCCCCGCCCCGCCGTCGTCGGCCGGATCATCCACCTCGCCGGCCTCGGCCTCATCCGCGGCCTCGGCCGCCGAGCCGGCCTCGTCCGCCACCCCCGGCTCTCCCGGCACGCCCGCCGACTCTCCCGTCTCCGCCGGCTCTCCCGGGTACGTCGGCTCTCCCATCTCCGCCCGCTCTCCCGCTTCTGCAGAGGACGCCGTCCTCGACGGGGAGGTCGTGAACGGGCAGGACGCCACGGACGCGTCGACCGATCACGAGCGCGACGCGGAGGGCGAGGACGGCATCAACCGCCCAGCAGAGAGCTGA
- a CDS encoding DUF3017 domain-containing protein yields the protein MRSESSPFTVGAACRRQWVLVLSVLAVVAIAVVGIVVGAPLAGQLLAALLGVLALLRAVLPVQSAGALAVRTRLIDVGVLAVLALGLGVLSVSPNL from the coding sequence GTGCGTTCCGAGAGTTCTCCCTTCACCGTGGGCGCCGCCTGCCGCCGGCAGTGGGTGCTGGTCCTGTCGGTCCTGGCCGTGGTCGCGATCGCGGTGGTCGGGATCGTCGTCGGCGCGCCCCTGGCAGGTCAACTGCTGGCCGCACTGCTCGGGGTGCTCGCCCTGCTGCGGGCCGTGCTGCCGGTGCAGTCCGCCGGGGCGCTCGCGGTGCGCACCAGATTGATCGACGTCGGGGTGCTCGCCGTCCTGGCTCTCGGGCTCGGCGTGCTCTCGGTCTCCCCGAACCTCTGA
- the purH gene encoding bifunctional phosphoribosylaminoimidazolecarboxamide formyltransferase/IMP cyclohydrolase, whose protein sequence is MTTASRRPIRRALISVFDKTGIVDLARTLVEHDVEIVSTGSTGATLREAGLAVTDVEAVTGFPEMLDGRVKTLHPRVHGGLLADQRLESHRAQLAEHDIAPFDLVVVNLYPFSETVAAGGTFDQIIEKIDIGGPSMVRGAAKNFASVAVVVDPEVYATAGEATAAGGFTLAERQELATIAFTRTAEYDDAISDWMLDQLPEVEGDAQDGARGDALDGAQDVEADAPRSILDLSDEDAAELGFTATLRYGENPHQRARLAVTDPAEPGIAGAEQLGGKAMSYNNYVDADAAVRAAFDHERPCVAVVKHNNPCGIAVAAEGEDIAAAHLRAHGTDPLSAYGGVIATNRPVTLTMAQQVKPIFTEVILAPAYDDEALELLRTKKNLRILRLESGYSRDVEMREIWGGMLVQDADAIDAEGDDPSTWTLAAGDAADEATLADLAFAWRSVRAVKSNAILLASGGAAVGLGMGQVNRLDSCRLAVSRANTLGQHTEGDLAPERARGAVAASDAFFPFADGAQILLDAGVRAIVQPGGSIRDEEVIEACRAAGATLYLTGTRHFAH, encoded by the coding sequence GTGACCACCGCCTCGCGCCGCCCGATCCGCCGCGCCCTCATCTCCGTCTTCGACAAGACCGGCATCGTCGACCTCGCCCGCACCCTCGTCGAGCATGACGTCGAGATCGTCTCCACCGGCTCCACCGGTGCCACCCTCCGCGAGGCCGGCCTCGCGGTGACCGACGTCGAGGCGGTGACCGGCTTCCCCGAGATGCTCGACGGCCGTGTGAAGACCCTCCACCCCCGCGTCCACGGCGGCCTCCTCGCCGACCAGCGCCTGGAGTCCCACCGCGCCCAGCTGGCCGAGCACGACATCGCCCCCTTCGACCTGGTGGTGGTGAACCTCTACCCGTTCAGCGAGACCGTCGCCGCCGGCGGCACCTTCGACCAGATCATCGAGAAGATCGACATCGGCGGGCCCTCCATGGTGCGCGGCGCGGCGAAGAACTTCGCCTCCGTCGCCGTGGTCGTGGACCCCGAGGTCTACGCGACCGCCGGCGAGGCCACCGCGGCGGGGGGCTTCACCCTGGCCGAGCGCCAGGAGCTCGCCACCATCGCTTTCACCCGCACCGCCGAGTACGACGACGCGATCAGCGACTGGATGCTCGACCAGCTCCCCGAGGTCGAGGGCGATGCGCAGGACGGCGCGCGGGGTGATGCGCTGGATGGTGCCCAGGACGTCGAGGCCGACGCCCCCCGGAGCATCCTCGACCTCAGCGACGAGGACGCCGCCGAGCTCGGCTTCACCGCCACACTGCGCTACGGCGAGAACCCCCATCAGCGAGCCCGCCTGGCGGTGACCGATCCCGCGGAGCCCGGCATCGCCGGCGCCGAGCAGCTCGGCGGCAAGGCGATGAGCTACAACAACTACGTCGACGCCGACGCCGCCGTGCGCGCCGCCTTCGATCACGAGCGTCCGTGCGTCGCCGTGGTCAAGCACAACAACCCCTGCGGCATCGCCGTGGCGGCCGAGGGCGAGGACATCGCCGCCGCGCACCTGCGCGCCCACGGCACCGACCCGCTGTCCGCCTACGGCGGTGTGATCGCGACCAACCGTCCCGTCACGCTCACCATGGCTCAGCAGGTCAAACCGATCTTCACCGAGGTCATCCTGGCCCCGGCCTACGACGACGAAGCGCTCGAGCTGCTGCGCACCAAGAAGAACCTGCGGATCCTGCGCCTGGAGAGCGGGTACTCCCGCGATGTCGAGATGCGAGAGATCTGGGGCGGGATGCTCGTCCAGGACGCCGACGCGATCGACGCCGAGGGCGATGATCCCTCGACCTGGACCCTGGCCGCCGGAGACGCCGCCGACGAGGCGACCCTCGCGGACCTCGCCTTCGCCTGGCGCTCCGTGCGCGCGGTGAAGTCGAACGCGATCCTGCTGGCGAGCGGCGGAGCCGCCGTCGGACTCGGCATGGGCCAGGTCAACCGCCTGGACTCCTGCCGCCTGGCCGTCTCCCGCGCCAACACCCTCGGCCAGCACACCGAGGGGGACCTCGCCCCCGAGCGCGCCCGCGGCGCGGTCGCGGCGTCGGACGCCTTCTTCCCCTTCGCCGACGGCGCCCAGATCCTGCTCGACGCGGGGGTGCGCGCGATCGTCCAGCCCGGCGGCTCCATCCGCGACGAGGAGGTCATCGAGGCCTGCCGCGCCGCCGGGGCGACCCTCTACCTGACGGGCACGCGCCACTTCGCGCACTGA
- a CDS encoding isochorismate synthase MenF: MPAPNLNPEDTEHPVTLSVRTLRLEESVDLLGHIPAAVSGAWLRHGQGVVALGTAWSTRTTGPHRFAAASSAFQSLASRALVDDEVRTRTSGLIALGSFSYADSSERASQLMVPRALLGVHDGESFLTVVGVDEDPVLPTSWRDLFPSTPVGPSTADALEVEADHTPDEYQALVDEAVAEIRQGRAAKVVLSERTTVRASQSIRPAVLLARLARAYPSTWVYHLDDVIGASPEMLAQTENGRVFSRVLAGTRPVADDGELDEIDRRAFRSDAKELSEHAFAVESVTERLAGLAEGIDVSPEPFVLRLPGLEHLASDVSASLRNGVTSLDVASRLHPSAAVSGTPREAADEIIARLEPRDRGGYAAPVGWMDGRGDGQWAIALRMAHLGDDRTVTLHAGGGLVAASDPVSEHAEVLAKCRPMLRALRGEPHEDPSELP; this comes from the coding sequence ATGCCCGCCCCGAATCTGAACCCCGAGGACACCGAGCACCCGGTGACGCTGTCCGTCCGCACCCTGCGGCTGGAGGAGTCCGTCGACCTCCTCGGCCATATTCCCGCCGCGGTCAGCGGCGCCTGGCTGCGCCACGGTCAGGGCGTGGTCGCCCTCGGGACGGCCTGGTCCACGCGGACCACCGGGCCCCACCGCTTCGCCGCCGCCAGCTCCGCCTTCCAGAGCCTGGCATCCCGCGCCCTGGTGGACGACGAGGTGCGCACCCGCACCAGTGGACTGATCGCCCTGGGGAGCTTCTCGTACGCCGACAGCTCCGAGCGCGCCTCCCAGCTGATGGTCCCCCGGGCTCTGCTGGGGGTCCACGACGGGGAGTCGTTCCTGACCGTGGTCGGTGTCGACGAGGATCCGGTGCTGCCCACGTCGTGGCGCGACCTGTTCCCCTCCACCCCCGTCGGCCCCTCGACCGCCGACGCGCTGGAGGTCGAGGCGGACCACACACCCGATGAGTACCAGGCGCTGGTCGACGAGGCCGTCGCCGAGATCCGGCAGGGCCGTGCCGCCAAGGTGGTGCTCTCCGAGCGCACCACGGTCCGTGCGTCCCAGAGCATCCGACCGGCAGTGCTGCTGGCCCGGCTGGCCCGCGCCTACCCGAGCACCTGGGTGTACCACCTCGACGATGTGATCGGTGCGAGCCCGGAGATGCTGGCCCAGACCGAGAACGGCCGGGTGTTCTCCCGCGTCCTGGCCGGAACCCGACCGGTGGCGGACGACGGCGAGCTCGACGAGATCGACCGCCGCGCTTTCCGCTCCGACGCCAAGGAGCTGTCCGAGCACGCCTTCGCGGTGGAGTCGGTGACAGAGCGCCTGGCGGGCCTGGCCGAGGGCATCGACGTCTCCCCGGAGCCGTTCGTCCTGCGGCTGCCGGGACTGGAACATCTGGCCTCGGACGTCTCTGCCAGCCTGCGCAACGGCGTGACCAGCTTGGACGTCGCCTCGCGGCTGCACCCCTCGGCCGCCGTGTCGGGCACTCCACGGGAAGCGGCCGACGAGATCATCGCCCGGCTGGAGCCGCGCGACCGGGGCGGCTACGCCGCCCCCGTGGGCTGGATGGACGGCCGGGGCGACGGGCAATGGGCGATCGCCCTGCGGATGGCGCATCTGGGTGACGACCGGACGGTCACGCTGCACGCCGGCGGTGGGCTGGTGGCCGCCTCGGATCCGGTGTCCGAGCACGCCGAGGTGCTGGCGAAGTGCCGACCGATGCTGCGCGCGCTGCGGGGCGAGCCCCATGAGGACCCGTCCGAACTCCCCTGA
- a CDS encoding threonine/serine exporter family protein, protein MPTDLVRLHAVFDLAMRVGVGLLGNGAAASEVTATVLRITSSSGLRNVSVQVTFDEVIISYLADESATPFTRVRAASARTQNFARLAAFEDITHDYISGEIPLEEARRAAETVPQTAPANKLPLVVLGFAVMGGSLSLYFGADPLVLVAATLASGLLTAAGVFLSRMHIPAFYGQAFGGFLAVGVAVLVGLINPTVNSSIVVVSCIIVQLTGLASIGAVQDAVTGWYLTAAGRMLETLMLTVGIVAGVRGGMLFADALGTDISVSASIPISLITIVWVVVAGLGMGVGYGVGTHVPWRMLPWIAAVSLVSGLISHLLAGLVLDRVYAVALAAFISGMVAVALGDRLRAPALVFVMGGVIPLVPGSLIYRGLLGLGDDVGSGAADLFSAGEIAVGIAAGIVLGQLLAARIVPYFRRTGIAYTPSISSPFTTLRRRRLSLGSRRRRRRDGQEVVEPSTMTGEMTALSPSMFEDIDGLEDLDPPQEDPGRRIDSEENT, encoded by the coding sequence GTGCCCACCGATCTTGTCCGGCTCCATGCCGTCTTCGACCTCGCGATGAGGGTCGGCGTAGGGCTGCTCGGCAACGGCGCGGCCGCCTCGGAGGTGACCGCGACCGTCCTGCGGATCACCAGCTCCTCCGGCCTGCGCAACGTCTCCGTTCAGGTGACCTTCGACGAGGTGATCATCTCGTATCTCGCCGACGAGTCGGCGACCCCGTTCACCAGGGTCCGCGCCGCCAGCGCCAGGACCCAGAACTTCGCGCGCCTGGCCGCGTTCGAGGACATCACCCACGACTACATCAGCGGTGAGATCCCGCTGGAGGAGGCCCGCCGCGCGGCCGAGACGGTCCCGCAGACGGCCCCTGCCAACAAGCTGCCGCTGGTGGTGCTCGGCTTCGCCGTGATGGGCGGTTCCCTCTCGCTGTACTTCGGGGCGGACCCGCTCGTGCTCGTCGCCGCGACGCTCGCCTCGGGGCTGCTGACCGCCGCCGGGGTGTTCTTGTCGAGGATGCACATCCCGGCCTTCTACGGTCAGGCCTTCGGCGGCTTCCTGGCCGTCGGCGTCGCGGTGCTGGTCGGCCTGATCAACCCCACCGTCAACTCCTCGATCGTCGTGGTCTCGTGCATCATCGTGCAGCTGACCGGTCTCGCGTCCATCGGTGCGGTGCAGGACGCCGTGACCGGCTGGTACCTCACGGCTGCCGGCCGCATGCTGGAGACCCTGATGCTCACCGTCGGCATCGTGGCCGGTGTGCGCGGCGGCATGCTGTTCGCGGACGCGCTCGGCACCGACATCTCGGTCAGCGCCTCGATCCCGATCTCGCTGATCACCATCGTCTGGGTGGTCGTCGCCGGGCTCGGGATGGGCGTCGGCTACGGCGTGGGCACCCATGTGCCATGGCGGATGCTGCCCTGGATCGCGGCCGTCTCGCTGGTGTCCGGGCTGATCTCCCACCTGCTCGCCGGCCTCGTCCTCGATCGCGTGTACGCCGTGGCGCTCGCCGCCTTCATCTCCGGCATGGTCGCCGTGGCGCTGGGCGACCGCCTGCGCGCCCCGGCCCTGGTGTTCGTCATGGGCGGGGTCATCCCGCTGGTCCCCGGCAGCCTCATCTACCGTGGTCTGCTGGGCCTGGGCGACGATGTCGGCTCCGGGGCCGCCGACCTGTTCAGCGCCGGCGAGATCGCGGTCGGCATCGCCGCCGGGATCGTGCTCGGCCAGCTGCTGGCCGCCCGGATCGTCCCCTACTTCCGCCGCACGGGCATCGCCTACACCCCGAGCATCTCCTCGCCGTTCACCACGCTGCGCCGCCGACGTCTCTCCCTGGGCTCGCGCCGCCGGAGGCGTCGTGACGGCCAGGAGGTCGTCGAGCCCTCTACGATGACGGGCGAGATGACAGCGCTGTCCCCCTCGATGTTCGAGGACATCGACGGTCTCGAGGACCTCGACCCTCCGCAGGAGGACCCGGGACGGCGGATCGACTCCGAGGAGAACACATGA
- a CDS encoding aspartate ammonia-lyase — protein MTSPGSTPDTATRTEHDLLGDREVPADVYYGIQTLRAQENFHITDVPLSHFPRLIEALAQVKRATARANHRLGALDDERAAAIEQACAEIAGGDLTEHFVVDMIQGGAGTSTNMNANEVIANRALEILGRDKGDYEHLHPNNHVNLAQSTNDVYPTALRLAMMLTFPALAESMDHLITTLREKGEEFSQVLKMGRTQMQDAVPMTVDQEFNAWATTIDEDVQRLTRTATLFQEINLGATAIGTGITTDPRYAQLAARELSELTGVPFVVAADLVEATSDTGAFVTYSGILKRIAVKISKICNDLRLLSSGPRAGLHELNLPSVQPGSSIMPGKVNPVIPEVVNQVAFEVIGNDLTVTFAAEGGQLQLNPFEPVIGFNILESTRIMTRAMNTLADRCISGITLNHDILEDHLRRSIGVVTALVPVIGYAAATDVASDALDTGRPVADLVLERGLLDEGRLNALLSPASMTAPHRATPTGTMPAVEDPGLDSGEITRLPMDFPADI, from the coding sequence ATGACCAGCCCCGGTTCGACGCCCGACACCGCGACACGCACGGAGCACGACCTGCTCGGCGATCGCGAGGTCCCTGCGGACGTCTACTACGGCATCCAGACCCTGCGCGCGCAGGAGAATTTCCACATCACCGATGTGCCGCTCAGCCATTTCCCCCGCCTGATCGAGGCACTCGCCCAGGTCAAGCGCGCCACGGCCCGGGCCAATCATCGCCTGGGTGCACTCGACGACGAGCGCGCGGCCGCCATCGAACAGGCCTGCGCGGAGATCGCCGGCGGCGACCTCACCGAGCACTTCGTCGTGGACATGATCCAAGGCGGTGCCGGGACCAGCACCAACATGAACGCCAACGAGGTCATCGCGAACCGTGCCCTGGAGATCCTGGGCCGGGACAAGGGCGACTACGAGCACCTCCACCCGAACAACCACGTCAATCTGGCCCAGTCCACCAACGACGTGTACCCCACGGCACTGCGCCTGGCGATGATGCTGACGTTCCCCGCCCTGGCCGAGTCGATGGACCATCTGATCACCACGCTGCGAGAGAAGGGCGAGGAGTTCTCCCAGGTCCTGAAGATGGGCCGCACGCAGATGCAGGATGCGGTCCCGATGACCGTGGACCAGGAGTTCAACGCCTGGGCCACCACGATCGACGAGGACGTCCAGCGTCTCACCCGCACCGCCACCCTGTTCCAGGAGATCAACCTGGGCGCCACCGCGATCGGCACCGGGATCACCACCGATCCGCGCTACGCCCAGCTGGCCGCCCGGGAGCTGTCCGAGCTGACCGGGGTGCCCTTCGTGGTCGCCGCGGACCTGGTCGAAGCCACCAGCGACACCGGTGCCTTCGTGACCTATTCGGGGATCCTCAAGCGCATCGCCGTGAAGATCTCGAAGATCTGCAACGATCTGCGCCTGCTGTCCTCGGGGCCGCGGGCGGGCCTGCACGAGCTCAATCTGCCGTCGGTCCAGCCGGGCAGCTCGATCATGCCCGGCAAGGTGAACCCGGTGATCCCGGAGGTCGTGAACCAGGTGGCCTTCGAGGTGATCGGCAACGACCTCACGGTGACCTTCGCCGCCGAGGGCGGCCAGCTGCAGCTGAACCCCTTCGAGCCGGTGATCGGATTCAACATCCTCGAGTCCACGCGCATCATGACCCGGGCGATGAACACCCTGGCCGATCGGTGCATCTCCGGGATCACGTTGAACCACGACATCCTCGAGGACCATCTGCGCCGCTCCATCGGCGTGGTCACCGCACTGGTCCCGGTGATCGGATACGCCGCCGCCACGGACGTCGCCTCGGACGCCCTGGACACGGGCCGCCCGGTGGCCGACCTGGTGCTCGAGCGGGGGCTGCTGGACGAAGGCCGACTGAACGCGCTGCTGTCCCCCGCATCGATGACCGCCCCGCACCGGGCGACCCCCACCGGCACCATGCCGGCCGTCGAGGACCCGGGCCTGGACTCCGGGGAGATCACCAGGCTCCCGATGGACTTCCCCGCCGACATCTGA